One part of the Prochlorococcus marinus str. MIT 9313 genome encodes these proteins:
- a CDS encoding photosystem I reaction center subunit IV, with protein MAISKGDKVRIRREESYWHNEVGTVASVDTTGKYGVLVRFEKTNYFGMQGTDNGNLTNSFAESELDRA; from the coding sequence ATGGCGATCTCAAAAGGCGACAAAGTTCGCATCAGGCGCGAGGAGAGTTACTGGCACAATGAAGTAGGCACAGTGGCCTCTGTCGACACCACCGGCAAATATGGGGTACTGGTTCGCTTCGAGAAAACGAACTACTTCGGCATGCAAGGTACCGATAACGGCAACCTCACCAACAGCTTTGCTGAATCAGAGCTCGATCGCGCCTAA
- a CDS encoding RecQ family ATP-dependent DNA helicase has protein sequence MIEALHHHYGWDGFRPGQRPVVEAILAGQDVLAVLPTGGGKSLCYQLPALLRDGLVVVISPLVALMEDQVMQLQRRGIAAACLHAGLDPERRRDALVRLRDERLRLLYLAPERLQGEATRQLIEDTAAQGKLVALAVDEAHCISAWGHDFRPDYRRLGQVRRLCPGVPVVALSATAAPRVRADIIRLLALRRPQVQVCSARRNNLHYAMRRRSKDPLPDVLEALKGSRGATLIYARTRRSVEQWAERLQAADVAATAYHAGLDPEVRQQALADFLDQEKPVLVATVAFGMGVDRSDVGLVLHLNLPATPEGYLQESGRAGRDGLPADCLVLFSPGDRTSLGWAMHASARRCADENATQEIQMRLELAQQQLRRIEAVAEGEFCLEQGLLLAVGELVPPCGRCDRCQQTARRRDWSEQAFAVLEVLEDRKGMNLRSLSESLSSTTGRKQERWGWLARRLVQEELITESNDGVQRLYLRESGRRFLRQPWPLHYAA, from the coding sequence ATGATCGAGGCCCTGCACCATCACTATGGCTGGGATGGTTTCAGGCCTGGTCAACGTCCTGTGGTGGAAGCGATTCTTGCGGGTCAGGATGTTCTGGCGGTGCTTCCCACCGGTGGTGGTAAATCGCTTTGTTATCAGCTGCCAGCGCTGTTGCGTGATGGTCTGGTGGTGGTGATCTCTCCCTTGGTGGCTTTGATGGAGGATCAGGTCATGCAGCTGCAACGGCGGGGGATTGCCGCCGCTTGTTTGCATGCTGGCCTGGATCCGGAGCGCCGTCGCGATGCACTGGTTCGCTTGCGAGATGAGCGCTTGCGTTTGCTTTATCTGGCTCCCGAGCGCTTGCAAGGTGAGGCCACGCGGCAATTGATCGAGGACACAGCTGCGCAGGGAAAGTTGGTGGCACTAGCTGTTGATGAGGCCCATTGCATCAGTGCTTGGGGCCATGATTTCCGGCCTGATTACCGTCGCCTGGGGCAGGTGCGCCGCCTCTGCCCAGGTGTGCCTGTGGTTGCTCTCAGTGCTACTGCGGCTCCAAGGGTGCGTGCCGACATCATCCGCCTCTTGGCTCTTCGCCGGCCGCAGGTGCAGGTTTGCTCGGCCCGGCGCAATAATCTCCACTACGCCATGCGGCGGCGTTCGAAAGATCCTTTGCCCGATGTGCTCGAGGCTTTAAAGGGATCACGCGGTGCCACGCTGATCTATGCCAGAACGCGTCGCTCTGTGGAGCAATGGGCAGAGCGGTTGCAGGCGGCGGATGTTGCGGCTACTGCTTATCACGCCGGGCTTGACCCGGAGGTGCGCCAGCAGGCGCTGGCTGATTTCCTAGATCAAGAGAAGCCTGTGCTGGTGGCCACCGTGGCCTTTGGCATGGGTGTAGATCGCAGCGATGTGGGATTGGTTCTGCATTTGAATCTGCCTGCAACGCCGGAGGGCTATTTGCAGGAGTCTGGCCGGGCCGGGCGTGATGGACTGCCGGCCGATTGCTTGGTGTTGTTTTCTCCTGGTGATCGCACCAGCCTTGGTTGGGCGATGCATGCTTCCGCTCGCCGTTGTGCTGATGAGAACGCTACGCAGGAGATTCAGATGCGGTTGGAGCTGGCGCAGCAACAGTTGCGGCGTATCGAGGCGGTAGCAGAAGGGGAGTTTTGCCTGGAGCAAGGGCTTTTGCTTGCCGTTGGTGAATTGGTGCCGCCTTGTGGTCGCTGCGATCGCTGTCAGCAGACTGCCCGCCGCCGTGATTGGTCTGAGCAAGCCTTTGCTGTGCTTGAGGTGCTCGAAGATCGCAAGGGCATGAATCTTCGCAGTCTCAGTGAAAGCCTTTCGTCCACTACAGGCCGCAAGCAAGAGCGTTGGGGTTGGTTGGCTCGCAGGTTGGTGCAGGAAGAGCTGATTACGGAGAGCAATGATGGTGTACAGCGGCTCTATTTACGTGAGAGCGGTCGGCGCTTTTTACGCCAACCCTGGCCGCTGCACTATGCGGCCTGA
- a CDS encoding LysM peptidoglycan-binding domain-containing protein, translating into MRRIIVSALALTTLLPLPSWGASVTVRPGDTLSEIAARYQVSLRALMRLNGLANADNLFIGQTLKLPGSASGTGPAGASRHTVRSGETLSTIAVRYRVRQQDLITLNGLSNADNLYIGQTLKLPGGASGAIRAGASRHTVRSGETLSIIAARYRVRQQDLVALNGLANADNLFIGQTLKLPGSASGTVRASATRHTVRSGETLSTIAVRYRVRQQDLITLNGLANANHVERGQTLKLPQGAVVPKPKAAAKPKPVAIQANPNATSHTVARGQTLNQIAGAYQIPVATLIKINGINNPNKLLVGSKLSLRVKPSTTTQPKSTTTVAIKPTAKTTVKPTVKSTTKPAAKPQPKPKSTTTVAIKPTAKTTVKPTVKPTVKSTSKPAAKPQPKPKSTQQVAAKPSQTQWRTYGSLQVDWANWKFMGGSYVAPTLNKDGKALYLAVNCPARKINTTGTNGSWKTWGAPQQRFEHDLVKDLCKAKGG; encoded by the coding sequence ATGCGCCGGATCATTGTTAGCGCTCTAGCCCTGACAACACTTCTACCGCTGCCATCCTGGGGTGCCAGCGTCACAGTGAGACCCGGTGACACCCTTTCGGAAATCGCAGCGCGATATCAGGTATCCCTTCGGGCCTTGATGCGGCTGAACGGCCTAGCCAATGCAGACAACCTCTTCATCGGCCAGACCCTCAAACTGCCAGGTAGCGCATCAGGCACAGGCCCGGCTGGAGCAAGCCGTCACACGGTACGAAGTGGCGAGACCCTCAGCACCATTGCTGTTCGCTACCGAGTGCGCCAGCAGGATCTCATCACCCTCAATGGTCTGAGCAATGCCGACAATTTATATATCGGCCAAACGTTGAAATTACCGGGAGGTGCTTCCGGGGCAATCAGAGCTGGCGCCAGTCGTCACACAGTACGCAGTGGCGAAACCCTCAGCATCATTGCTGCCCGCTACCGAGTTCGCCAACAGGATCTCGTCGCCCTCAATGGCCTTGCCAATGCAGACAACCTCTTCATTGGCCAGACCCTCAAACTGCCAGGCAGCGCATCAGGCACAGTCAGAGCTAGCGCCACTCGTCACACAGTTCGCAGTGGCGAAACCCTCAGCACCATTGCTGTTCGCTACCGAGTGCGCCAGCAGGATCTCATCACCCTCAATGGCCTTGCCAATGCCAACCATGTCGAACGTGGCCAAACCCTGAAACTGCCCCAAGGGGCTGTTGTTCCCAAACCCAAAGCAGCAGCAAAGCCCAAACCTGTAGCCATTCAGGCAAATCCAAATGCCACCTCCCATACCGTGGCTCGAGGGCAAACATTGAACCAAATCGCTGGGGCTTATCAAATCCCTGTAGCAACCCTGATCAAGATCAATGGGATCAACAACCCCAACAAGTTATTAGTCGGCAGCAAACTGTCTCTACGGGTCAAACCATCAACAACAACCCAGCCAAAATCCACCACGACAGTTGCCATCAAACCGACTGCAAAAACCACCGTTAAACCAACTGTTAAATCCACCACCAAGCCTGCTGCAAAACCACAACCCAAGCCCAAGTCCACCACGACAGTTGCCATCAAACCGACTGCAAAAACCACCGTTAAACCAACTGTTAAACCAACCGTTAAGTCCACGAGCAAGCCAGCTGCAAAACCACAACCCAAGCCCAAATCCACCCAGCAAGTTGCTGCCAAGCCTTCGCAAACGCAATGGCGCACTTACGGTTCACTGCAAGTGGACTGGGCCAATTGGAAGTTCATGGGAGGAAGCTACGTGGCCCCAACCCTCAACAAAGATGGCAAAGCCCTTTATCTGGCTGTGAACTGCCCAGCGCGCAAGATCAATACCACCGGCACGAATGGATCTTGGAAAACTTGGGGCGCTCCACAGCAGCGCTTTGAGCATGATCTCGTCAAGGATCTCTGCAAAGCCAAAGGCGGCTAA
- a CDS encoding aldehyde dehydrogenase family protein, with amino-acid sequence MLPENFLLSELRKPVISGLTRPEAWRRKQLKQIEVLIEKHQDEVLDALATDLGKPPTEALFELIALRGELKLAQRQLSRWMQPRHVQVPLAHQPGQAEVILDPLGCVLIIGPWNYPFSLTLQPLISALAAGNTAVLKPSEHAPATSRLIAHVIPQHFSSEVIQVIEGDGAIAAALIKQPFDHIFFTGSGAIGQKVMAAAAEHLTPVTLELGGKSPAIVIDGADLSVTARRLVWGKGLNAGQTCIAPDHLLIQEQLKQPLLQAMKGAITELYGGDPLRSPHLAKIINDRHFQRLQHLLDQAKQRGKVLSGGQIDPDQRRIAPTLIDVDKRDDPLMEEELFGPLLPVISVQSLHEALAEVRQQPKPLALYLFGGTHADQQQLLNTTSSGGVCFNDVVMHVGIPELPFGGVGASGMGRYHGLAGFETFSHQKSVLRRPFWLDLKLRYPPYKANLALLKKVLG; translated from the coding sequence TTGCTTCCTGAGAACTTTCTGCTGAGTGAACTGCGCAAGCCAGTCATTTCGGGCCTCACAAGACCAGAAGCCTGGCGCAGAAAGCAACTCAAGCAAATTGAGGTCCTCATCGAAAAGCACCAAGACGAGGTGCTTGATGCACTGGCAACGGATCTAGGCAAACCACCAACCGAGGCATTGTTTGAGCTAATCGCTCTGCGTGGGGAGCTCAAACTGGCTCAACGGCAGCTCAGCCGCTGGATGCAACCCAGGCACGTACAAGTGCCTTTAGCCCATCAGCCAGGTCAAGCCGAGGTGATCCTCGACCCCCTGGGTTGTGTTCTGATCATCGGCCCCTGGAATTACCCCTTCTCTCTAACCCTCCAACCACTGATTAGTGCTCTGGCAGCAGGCAATACAGCAGTGCTCAAACCTTCCGAGCATGCCCCTGCCACCTCTCGACTGATCGCCCATGTGATCCCTCAACATTTCTCCAGCGAGGTCATACAGGTGATCGAGGGGGATGGGGCCATTGCAGCGGCACTGATCAAGCAACCCTTTGATCACATCTTCTTTACCGGCAGCGGCGCCATCGGCCAGAAGGTCATGGCTGCTGCCGCCGAACATCTCACTCCGGTGACCCTGGAGCTAGGAGGGAAAAGCCCAGCCATCGTGATTGATGGCGCCGATCTCTCCGTCACGGCTAGGCGATTGGTATGGGGGAAGGGTCTCAATGCTGGTCAAACCTGCATCGCCCCAGACCATCTACTTATCCAAGAACAACTCAAACAGCCTCTATTGCAGGCGATGAAAGGAGCCATTACTGAGCTCTATGGAGGCGATCCGCTGCGATCACCCCACCTCGCCAAGATCATCAACGATCGTCATTTCCAGCGACTACAACACTTGCTTGATCAAGCAAAGCAGCGCGGCAAGGTGCTCTCAGGCGGACAAATTGACCCCGATCAAAGACGCATCGCTCCCACTCTGATTGACGTAGACAAGCGCGACGATCCGCTCATGGAGGAAGAGCTCTTCGGCCCACTGCTGCCTGTCATCAGCGTGCAAAGCCTTCATGAGGCTCTCGCTGAGGTCCGACAACAACCAAAGCCCCTGGCCCTCTATCTCTTTGGCGGAACACATGCCGACCAACAACAGCTCCTCAACACAACCAGTTCAGGCGGAGTGTGTTTCAACGATGTGGTGATGCATGTAGGCATTCCTGAGCTGCCCTTTGGTGGAGTCGGGGCCAGTGGCATGGGGCGTTATCACGGCCTGGCTGGTTTCGAAACCTTTTCCCATCAAAAGTCTGTCTTACGTCGCCCCTTCTGGCTAGATCTCAAATTGCGCTACCCCCCCTACAAGGCCAATCTGGCGTTGCTCAAAAAGGTGCTGGGATAA
- a CDS encoding glycoside hydrolase family 13 protein, with product MQWGMQQIDGLTNTPRWVAQAVVYQIFPDRFRCSGRVLAHQHLALRCWGSDPSEQGFQGGDLYGVIEALDHLQALGISCLYLTPVFSSAANHRYHAYDYLQVDPLLGGNAALEALIEAVHRRGMRIILDGVFNHCGRGFWAFHHLLENGEASPYRDWFEVRQWPLHPYPRRGQDCGYSCWWNDPALPKFNHAHAPVREYLIAVARYWLEQGIDGWRLDVADEVPAEFWLEFRHMVKAVNPDAWILAEIWGDARPWLQGQHFDGVMNYRMGWSSLCWVAGKRLRRRYRNPAYPLDPLSGEAFVELLATTLGWYRPEVNRSQLNLLDSHDVPRALHTLQGDLAALKLALLLLFLQPGAPCIYYGTEAGLQGGPEPGCREGFPWHTPWPADLRDFIQSLSDLRQRCPALSDGGLQWQPIGADALHAWLMQPEPGTTQKETPIQVWVNRSRRSWLRMKGSSTDPLWLEGALECNGRGLGPQSAVLFH from the coding sequence ATGCAATGGGGCATGCAGCAGATCGATGGGCTGACCAACACTCCCCGCTGGGTTGCCCAGGCGGTGGTGTATCAGATCTTCCCTGATCGTTTTCGTTGTAGTGGCCGTGTCTTAGCTCATCAGCATTTGGCTTTGCGCTGCTGGGGCAGTGACCCTTCTGAGCAGGGTTTTCAGGGGGGAGATCTCTACGGGGTGATCGAGGCCCTTGATCATCTCCAGGCGCTTGGTATCAGCTGCCTTTACTTGACACCCGTCTTTAGTTCTGCCGCTAATCATCGCTATCACGCTTATGACTACTTGCAGGTGGATCCGCTTCTCGGTGGCAATGCAGCGCTAGAGGCTTTGATTGAGGCGGTGCATCGCCGCGGGATGCGCATCATTTTGGATGGCGTGTTTAATCACTGTGGTCGCGGGTTCTGGGCTTTTCATCATCTTTTGGAAAATGGTGAGGCTTCGCCCTATCGCGATTGGTTTGAGGTGCGGCAATGGCCGCTTCATCCCTATCCACGGCGTGGGCAGGATTGTGGTTACAGCTGCTGGTGGAACGATCCAGCCTTGCCAAAGTTCAATCATGCCCATGCCCCTGTGCGTGAGTATTTGATTGCCGTAGCCCGCTATTGGCTCGAGCAGGGAATCGATGGTTGGCGACTTGACGTTGCTGATGAGGTGCCTGCTGAGTTTTGGCTGGAGTTTCGGCACATGGTTAAGGCAGTGAATCCAGACGCTTGGATCTTGGCTGAGATCTGGGGTGATGCGAGACCGTGGCTACAGGGGCAGCACTTTGATGGGGTGATGAATTATCGGATGGGTTGGAGCAGCCTTTGCTGGGTTGCTGGTAAGCGATTACGCCGTCGGTATCGCAATCCTGCCTATCCCCTTGACCCTCTGAGTGGGGAGGCTTTTGTTGAGCTATTGGCAACAACGCTGGGTTGGTATCGACCTGAGGTGAACCGCAGCCAGTTGAACTTGCTTGATAGCCACGATGTGCCGAGAGCTTTGCACACACTTCAGGGGGATCTTGCGGCGTTGAAGTTGGCCTTGCTGTTGTTGTTTTTGCAACCAGGGGCGCCTTGCATCTACTACGGCACAGAGGCGGGTTTGCAGGGTGGCCCTGAACCAGGTTGCCGAGAAGGGTTCCCTTGGCATACGCCTTGGCCTGCAGACCTGCGCGATTTCATTCAGTCGTTGAGTGATCTGCGCCAACGTTGCCCAGCGTTGAGTGATGGCGGTTTGCAATGGCAACCGATTGGAGCTGATGCACTTCATGCTTGGCTGATGCAGCCCGAGCCAGGCACAACACAAAAGGAGACGCCGATTCAGGTGTGGGTCAATCGCAGTCGCAGGTCATGGTTGCGGATGAAAGGCTCATCGACAGACCCTCTTTGGCTGGAAGGAGCATTGGAATGCAATGGCCGGGGATTAGGCCCTCAATCAGCAGTGTTGTTTCACTGA
- a CDS encoding alanine/glycine:cation symporter family protein yields the protein MDVLPASLLTNLSLQLGQFPSGLEDAVEAINNPINGFAWGWPTVILIAGTGILLMVGLGFMPLLRIPYGVRMLLRNPTSSSEGEISPFQALMTSMAATIGTGNIAGVAVAIAMGGPGAVFWMWLIAIFGIATKYAEALLAVHFREVDPLGNHVGGPMYYIRNGLGPNWAWLGGFFALFGMLAGFGIGNGVQSFEVSSALATIGIPRLLTGVVLGVLVFGVIIGGIKRIAQAASAIVPLMSLFYVIACLVIILSNISEVPEAFSTIFSNAFTGEAAASGTLTQVILMGFKRGIFSNEAGLGSAPIAHAAANTNDPVRQGTIAMLGTFIDTLVICTMTALVIITTGAYQSGESGSDLSIAAFNSGLAGSGWVVTAGLVVFALTTVLGWGFYSERCTEYLFGVQAILPFRLVWVAVVVIGAVAGNRGVVWDVADTLNGLMAIPNLIALVLLSGTVFRLSKNYQFEEG from the coding sequence ATGGATGTGTTGCCAGCGTCGCTCTTGACGAATTTATCCTTACAACTCGGACAGTTCCCAAGCGGACTGGAAGACGCAGTCGAGGCCATCAATAATCCGATCAACGGCTTTGCCTGGGGTTGGCCCACAGTCATCCTGATTGCAGGCACCGGCATCTTGCTGATGGTTGGGCTGGGCTTTATGCCCTTACTGCGCATCCCCTATGGAGTGCGCATGCTGCTTCGCAATCCAACCTCCTCTAGCGAGGGCGAAATCAGTCCATTCCAGGCACTGATGACCTCGATGGCGGCCACGATCGGCACGGGCAACATCGCCGGTGTCGCTGTTGCGATCGCCATGGGCGGCCCTGGGGCGGTGTTCTGGATGTGGCTAATTGCCATTTTTGGTATTGCCACCAAGTACGCCGAAGCCTTACTTGCAGTTCACTTCCGCGAAGTGGACCCCCTCGGCAATCATGTCGGTGGTCCGATGTACTACATCCGCAATGGCCTAGGTCCAAACTGGGCCTGGCTGGGCGGATTCTTTGCCCTGTTTGGAATGCTGGCGGGCTTTGGCATTGGCAATGGCGTGCAATCGTTTGAGGTCTCCAGTGCCTTAGCCACGATCGGCATCCCTCGGCTTTTAACGGGTGTCGTGCTTGGAGTGCTTGTCTTTGGAGTCATCATTGGCGGCATCAAACGCATCGCCCAGGCTGCATCCGCCATCGTTCCTTTGATGTCGTTGTTTTATGTGATTGCTTGCCTGGTCATCATTCTCAGCAACATCAGCGAAGTGCCAGAAGCGTTCTCAACGATCTTCTCCAATGCCTTCACAGGCGAAGCCGCTGCCAGCGGCACGTTGACCCAAGTGATCCTGATGGGCTTCAAGCGCGGCATCTTCTCCAATGAAGCTGGTCTTGGTAGTGCGCCTATCGCTCACGCTGCCGCCAACACCAATGACCCAGTCCGTCAGGGCACTATCGCCATGCTTGGAACCTTCATCGATACTTTGGTCATCTGCACAATGACGGCTCTGGTGATCATCACCACCGGCGCCTATCAGAGTGGTGAGTCAGGCTCTGATCTATCAATCGCTGCCTTCAACAGTGGCCTTGCAGGCTCAGGTTGGGTCGTGACAGCTGGCCTCGTGGTGTTTGCCCTAACAACAGTTCTTGGCTGGGGCTTTTACAGCGAACGCTGCACTGAATATCTCTTTGGGGTGCAAGCCATTCTTCCCTTCCGCCTGGTGTGGGTCGCTGTGGTTGTCATTGGTGCTGTTGCAGGCAATCGCGGTGTGGTGTGGGACGTAGCTGACACACTTAATGGTCTGATGGCGATTCCTAACTTGATCGCACTGGTGCTGCTCTCAGGCACTGTCTTCCGCCTCTCCAAAAACTACCAATTTGAAGAGGGCTAA
- a CDS encoding DUF1651 domain-containing protein has product MGGSSACEPEGWLIDPNKHWSLRFHRDQKSWSSDLFVFMDKGRAMPDGSPALLKSRRHLPKRDAVEIWNKLRADGWHRVEPQWGLGLDP; this is encoded by the coding sequence ATGGGTGGCAGTTCAGCATGTGAGCCAGAAGGTTGGTTGATTGATCCCAACAAGCACTGGTCCCTTCGCTTTCATCGCGATCAAAAGTCTTGGAGCAGCGATCTGTTTGTGTTTATGGATAAAGGGCGAGCAATGCCTGACGGCTCTCCTGCCTTGCTCAAAAGCAGGAGGCACTTGCCGAAGCGTGATGCCGTTGAGATCTGGAACAAGCTGAGGGCAGATGGATGGCACCGTGTGGAGCCGCAATGGGGGCTTGGCTTAGACCCTTGA
- the aroQ gene encoding type II 3-dehydroquinate dehydratase yields the protein MRLLLLNGPNLNLLGQREPGFYGAMTLKAIEADLLAQAEAEAVQLECFQSNFEGALVDQIHQAIGQVQGILINAGAYTHTSIALRDALLGAAIPYVELHLSNTHAREGFRHHSYLADRAVGVVSGFGALSYRLALEGLLAHLRQPQQVL from the coding sequence ATGCGACTGCTGCTGCTCAACGGCCCCAATCTCAACCTTCTCGGTCAACGAGAGCCTGGTTTTTATGGTGCAATGACGTTGAAAGCGATTGAGGCAGACCTGCTCGCTCAGGCGGAGGCAGAAGCGGTTCAGCTTGAGTGTTTCCAGAGCAACTTTGAAGGTGCTTTGGTGGATCAGATCCATCAAGCCATCGGCCAGGTGCAAGGAATCCTGATCAATGCTGGGGCCTATACCCATACCTCGATTGCGTTGCGGGATGCTCTGCTCGGAGCAGCGATTCCATACGTGGAGTTGCATCTCAGCAATACCCATGCCCGTGAGGGCTTCCGGCATCATTCCTATCTTGCAGATCGCGCTGTGGGTGTGGTGAGCGGTTTTGGTGCATTGAGCTATCGCCTTGCTTTGGAAGGCTTGCTGGCTCACTTGCGTCAGCCGCAGCAGGTTCTATGA
- a CDS encoding tRNA-(ms[2]io[6]A)-hydroxylase — protein MSALAAAKTSKATIKWLAAPTSDAWLEQAIAHPFELLIDHAHCERKAAGAVVQLMFRYLCEPGLAEVLSPLAREELEHFERVLTLLKARGRYLEPLAAPPYGAVLAKQIRRDEPQRMLDSFLVAGLIEARSHERMSLLATHLADLELRELYADLLASEARHFGLYWRLCEQRFQRELIIARLQELAEVEAGILANLHPQPRMHS, from the coding sequence ATGAGTGCTCTTGCTGCTGCTAAGACGTCAAAGGCCACGATCAAATGGCTGGCGGCTCCCACCAGTGATGCTTGGTTGGAGCAGGCGATTGCTCATCCGTTCGAGCTGCTGATTGATCACGCTCATTGCGAGCGCAAGGCGGCGGGTGCCGTCGTGCAATTGATGTTTCGCTACTTGTGTGAGCCTGGGCTCGCAGAAGTTCTCAGCCCCTTGGCAAGAGAGGAGCTGGAGCATTTTGAGCGTGTGCTCACGTTGCTGAAGGCCAGAGGGCGGTATCTGGAGCCTCTGGCTGCACCCCCTTATGGCGCAGTGTTGGCCAAACAGATCCGTAGGGATGAACCGCAGCGCATGCTCGATAGTTTTCTGGTGGCAGGGCTGATCGAAGCCCGTAGCCATGAACGCATGTCGTTGCTTGCCACCCACCTAGCTGATCTGGAGTTGCGTGAGCTCTATGCAGATCTGCTGGCGAGTGAGGCGCGTCATTTCGGCCTCTATTGGAGGCTCTGTGAGCAGCGTTTTCAGCGTGAGCTGATCATTGCTCGTTTGCAGGAGTTAGCAGAGGTGGAGGCAGGGATCCTCGCCAACTTGCATCCTCAGCCGCGCATGCATAGCTGA
- a CDS encoding 1,2-dihydroxy-3-keto-5-methylthiopentene dioxygenase — translation MSRLSIHPEGSTNATSPAEPLLESDDPAVIKVELAKRGIAFQRWPAKVKLDQNSSESDILAAYAVEIARVQADGRYPTVDAIRITPDHPDREALRQKFLDEHTHAEDEVRFFVEGCGLFCLHIGAEVLQVLCEQNDCINVPAGTRHWFDMGSKPQFCAVRFFDNPEGWIANFTGDAIAERFAKLP, via the coding sequence ATGAGTCGCCTCAGCATCCACCCCGAAGGCAGCACCAACGCCACAAGCCCGGCGGAACCCTTATTGGAGAGCGATGATCCTGCAGTGATCAAAGTCGAGCTGGCCAAAAGGGGCATTGCATTCCAGCGTTGGCCAGCCAAAGTCAAGCTCGATCAGAACTCAAGCGAGTCAGACATCCTTGCGGCCTACGCCGTCGAGATCGCCCGAGTGCAGGCAGATGGCCGTTACCCCACGGTGGATGCAATCCGAATCACGCCAGACCACCCCGATCGTGAAGCGCTGCGCCAAAAATTCTTAGACGAACACACCCATGCCGAAGACGAAGTTCGCTTCTTTGTTGAAGGGTGTGGGTTGTTCTGCTTACACATCGGCGCGGAAGTGCTGCAAGTCCTCTGCGAACAAAACGACTGCATCAACGTGCCTGCCGGAACTCGCCATTGGTTCGATATGGGCAGCAAGCCACAGTTTTGTGCTGTGCGCTTCTTCGATAACCCAGAAGGCTGGATTGCAAACTTCACAGGGGATGCGATCGCCGAGAGATTCGCAAAGCTGCCATGA
- the cobI gene encoding precorrin-2 C(20)-methyltransferase, which produces MFRSALSSPAVSTTALTLVGVGPGDPALLTLAAIEAIEAATVVAYPVARQGGKGMAASIASRWIRVEQRQLQLLFPMVAAAEPRQQAWRAASDQLATAVAAGERVVVLCQGDVSLFATSSYILLALKKHHPDCQVRLIPGVTAVAAAAAAGNWPLAMQQEQLLLLPTPDQSSELEVLLEDAAGSGRVLALLKLAHRWAWVRPMLEERNLLQSALFAQHLGWPDQQVLQASEVPETAKPYFSLLLVRQGWPEVMP; this is translated from the coding sequence ATGTTTCGTTCGGCTTTGTCGAGCCCTGCTGTTTCAACTACAGCTCTCACCTTGGTCGGGGTGGGCCCTGGTGATCCTGCCCTGTTGACCCTGGCTGCCATTGAGGCGATTGAAGCGGCCACTGTTGTGGCCTATCCCGTGGCACGGCAAGGGGGCAAAGGGATGGCGGCGAGCATTGCCTCGCGATGGATTCGTGTTGAGCAACGCCAACTGCAATTGCTTTTTCCCATGGTGGCTGCCGCTGAACCGCGCCAGCAGGCTTGGCGAGCAGCCAGTGATCAACTGGCAACTGCCGTTGCTGCAGGAGAGCGAGTGGTGGTGCTTTGTCAGGGTGATGTGTCTCTGTTTGCCACAAGCTCTTACATCTTGCTGGCTCTCAAGAAGCATCATCCTGATTGCCAGGTTCGGCTGATCCCAGGGGTTACGGCCGTTGCCGCCGCCGCTGCTGCAGGTAACTGGCCCTTGGCGATGCAGCAGGAACAACTTTTGCTTTTGCCGACCCCAGATCAATCCAGCGAGCTCGAGGTTCTACTAGAGGATGCTGCTGGTTCTGGGCGTGTGCTGGCGTTGCTCAAGTTGGCGCACCGCTGGGCCTGGGTGCGGCCCATGCTCGAAGAGCGGAATTTATTGCAATCAGCACTGTTTGCCCAGCATTTGGGCTGGCCCGATCAGCAGGTGTTGCAGGCCAGCGAGGTGCCCGAAACAGCTAAGCCCTATTTTTCCTTGTTGTTGGTGCGCCAAGGCTGGCCGGAGGTGATGCCCTGA